GGCCCCCCTGCCCGCATCGCCTCCAGATGGCCTTCGATGCGAGTCTCGACGGATTCCGCGTCACGCCAGGAGAGTGCCGGCTCACGCAGGCGCCTTTGCCGCTGCCCCAACAGGAATTCGAGTTCGGAGAGGTGCTCTTCCTGGAACCCACGGAGGAAATCAGCAGCAGAGGGATGAGCGAGCAGATTCAAGGTGGAGACCTAGACGAGCGGCAAGCTGTCCCGAAGGATTTCACTGAGCCGTGCGAGCTCGGCCTTGTCAGCGGCTGCGGCCTCGATGAAGGGGCCTCCCCTGGGGCTGACCTCACAGAAGATGGCCGCATCCCCTCGCTCGAGCAGCAGGCAGTGCCGTGAAGACTGGGGGACCTTCTGGAACCCGAGCCGGGTCGCGACCTGCTCCAGAAGCTGGGGCAATGCGGCTCCGGGTTGTTTCATGCTCGTAAGCTTGGCCGACGAGAGGAGCAAGCCCGTACGCGCCGGGAATGTTGGCAACCACTTGTACAGGCAGGCGAGTGCCAACAGCAGTTCATGGAACGACAGGGCCCAGCGAGAGACGGTCTTCTGGGTCAGGTCCCCGAAGCTCTCGAACCGGACCACGCCGAAGTCCGGACCCGAGGCCCATTCGAGATCGAGATAGAAGTCGAAGTATGGATCCTGCTCCTCCACCGCGACCAGCTGGTATCGGGCAGGAGGCCGGTCCTCGTCCTCGTACACCCCGGAAATCCGCTCGATGTCGAAGCTGACACGAGGAACCTGGAAATCGCCCATCCCCTTCCCCATCCGTCGCAGGAAGTCTCGGTACACAGGGGGCAATGACCGTCCCACCAACGCTTCGAGCCGGGCAATCTCCTCGTCGGACGCTCCCTGGAGCTTCGAGGAGAACGCAGGGTCGAACCGCTCGATGAATGCGATGAGCGCGTCGGTCATGACTTCGGGTCTCATGAGCAGGGGTCCTGATTCGAGCAGAGCATGGGGGTGAGCTGGATCTGACAGGTCGCGCACGAGGGCACGGTCTGCCCGTGAGTGAACTTCTCCATGACCTGGTTCGTTTCTCCTTCCACGGTTCTTTGAAAGGTGACCTCCACCTCGCTCGCTGCGTTCTTCCGCTTCCCGGTCCGGGTCTCTGGCGGGAAGTAGAAGATCTCCGTCATTTCGCCCGGACGATGTCCCGCCTTCTGCGCATCCTGGAGCAGCTTGGGGGCCGCGCACATGCCGGGAGCGTTCGAGCGTGCGCCGATCCGGCTGGCATCGGTGAAGAACGCCGCGCTGTTCGGGATGAGGCCGTTGCCATTGCGCATCTGACTGAGATCCACGTTGCCGCAGAGCGTCCAGCGACTGTCTTCCTTCTTCAACTTGTCGACCGCCTCGGCGAAGCCTGGGAGGACCTCTTGCCCGGACATGGCCACGAAGAGCTTCTGGCCGCACTTGCATGAGAGCACGCCGATCATGTAGCCGCCGCGAGCTTTGATTATCTGGAGGTGTTGTTGCTTGGCTCGCACCTCCTCCATCTTCGCGAGCAGCATCATGCCGAGCGCGAGCGAGCTCGGCGTTTCGAGGATTCGATGCGTTGCCTTGTCCTCATCGCAGAGCGGACAGACATTCGAGCCCTCCACGGGGTCGTCACCGTAGGCGAAGCCCGTGCCTCCCATCTGGATGAAGGCCGAGTTGAACGTGTTGCCGTTGTGCTGGGTTGCATCAAGGAAGCGGACGACTCCTTTCCCTTCGAACTTCACGTCCAGACTGAAGCTGCCCCATGTCATCTTCCCCTTGTTCTTCGAGGAGATGAGCCCACCCGCCGATCCCGGCTCGTCCCCCGAGCTGGTGCTCAGGTTCGAGTCCTTGAGTGCCACGGCGTTGCCGGCAATCTGAACCGACGTGCTGCCCTGAGCAAGGTTGCTGTCCTGCGCCACGTTCACGTAGGGCACTGGCACGGGCCCGGCGGGGGAAGGCGTCTTGCACACGTCCGGCACCGCGCAGGTGTTCGTCTGCCCGTCACCTTTGTGCGCGATGGAGCGACCATTCGCGAAAACCTTGCTCATTTGTCCACCTCGACGACGCACGTACCAATCTGACCGTCATCCGCGCCAGCGTAGACCAAGGCCCGTGCCGGAGCTCTGCGTGTCCGCGCCAACCGGGACATCCTGTGAAGAGCGCTCCCGAGCTGAATGGCCCCAGCACTCGCCCCCACGTCGCCCAGAGTCTCGGCCACGAGGCTCACGGTGAGCGGCTCTGGCATGAGCGCCGCATTGCGGAGATAGGCGAGGTTGAACTCGTGCGCCCAGAAAGCCTCGCCCGTCTGGCCCACCATGACATGGTCCACCCGCTGTGAGCCCGCCACGGGGTGAAGCCGGAGCCTGCGAAAGGCCTCGGTCAGCCCCGCGCCCAGGCAGGGCTCGCGCTGGTTGAAATGCCGGGGCTCCCGAGTCAGCGCATGGGAAAGCACCCGGCCCAATACCGGGCTCTTCCTGCCCATCCGGCTCGCAAGGGACAGCAGCAGGAAGCCAGCCCCTTCTCCCGGAAGAACGCCTTCGCGCCCTGCCGTCAGCACTCGTCCGCGATTGCGCAGCCACTCCAGCGAGCTCCGATCCACAACCGAGTCCACGGCACCGACCAGCACCTGCGTCACGCGTTGGGACCGCAATTGCTCCGCTGCGCGAGCGAGCGCGTGGAAGAAACCCGCACGGCCTTCTCGTGACGG
This DNA window, taken from Pyxidicoccus xibeiensis, encodes the following:
- a CDS encoding SMI1/KNR4 family protein produces the protein MTDALIAFIERFDPAFSSKLQGASDEEIARLEALVGRSLPPVYRDFLRRMGKGMGDFQVPRVSFDIERISGVYEDEDRPPARYQLVAVEEQDPYFDFYLDLEWASGPDFGVVRFESFGDLTQKTVSRWALSFHELLLALACLYKWLPTFPARTGLLLSSAKLTSMKQPGAALPQLLEQVATRLGFQKVPQSSRHCLLLERGDAAIFCEVSPRGGPFIEAAAADKAELARLSEILRDSLPLV
- a CDS encoding DUF4150 domain-containing protein — translated: MSKVFANGRSIAHKGDGQTNTCAVPDVCKTPSPAGPVPVPYVNVAQDSNLAQGSTSVQIAGNAVALKDSNLSTSSGDEPGSAGGLISSKNKGKMTWGSFSLDVKFEGKGVVRFLDATQHNGNTFNSAFIQMGGTGFAYGDDPVEGSNVCPLCDEDKATHRILETPSSLALGMMLLAKMEEVRAKQQHLQIIKARGGYMIGVLSCKCGQKLFVAMSGQEVLPGFAEAVDKLKKEDSRWTLCGNVDLSQMRNGNGLIPNSAAFFTDASRIGARSNAPGMCAAPKLLQDAQKAGHRPGEMTEIFYFPPETRTGKRKNAASEVEVTFQRTVEGETNQVMEKFTHGQTVPSCATCQIQLTPMLCSNQDPCS
- a CDS encoding 3-oxoacyl-ACP synthase, which gives rise to MSVGTSSESELAITGLGLCTPLGLTARATQAEMFAGTVRFVQTEVTDFDGELLRASRLALLGSGSTRTERMVSLAATALQDCIQTATVPMGERLPLLLALPSPESGALLDEARLMDVLARTRMPARVELMLEPPSREGRAGFFHALARAAEQLRSQRVTQVLVGAVDSVVDRSSLEWLRNRGRVLTAGREGVLPGEGAGFLLLSLASRMGRKSPVLGRVLSHALTREPRHFNQREPCLGAGLTEAFRRLRLHPVAGSQRVDHVMVGQTGEAFWAHEFNLAYLRNAALMPEPLTVSLVAETLGDVGASAGAIQLGSALHRMSRLARTRRAPARALVYAGADDGQIGTCVVEVDK